In the Palaeococcus pacificus DY20341 genome, one interval contains:
- a CDS encoding NfeD family protein, producing the protein MDYLPILLLILGLLIIVFDMMVAAFITPIGMAFAALGLLLALNIDFNVAFIISLIVAVVSYQLFARFIRKETKDIGKPKYTFELKGKRGKVREIKEDEVWVELEGEIWLSKPLNEVKEGDEVVVVDTNGIKLIVRKLD; encoded by the coding sequence ATGGACTACCTCCCCATTTTACTTTTAATTTTGGGGCTTCTCATAATAGTGTTCGACATGATGGTTGCAGCATTTATAACGCCAATTGGAATGGCATTTGCCGCACTAGGTCTGCTGCTAGCGCTTAATATTGATTTTAACGTGGCATTCATAATCTCATTAATCGTTGCAGTCGTGAGCTACCAGCTCTTTGCGCGCTTCATAAGAAAAGAGACGAAAGACATTGGAAAGCCAAAATACACATTTGAGCTGAAGGGAAAGAGGGGAAAAGTCAGAGAGATAAAAGAAGATGAAGTGTGGGTGGAATTAGAAGGGGAAATTTGGCTCTCAAAGCCCCTAAATGAAGTCAAAGAAGGCGATGAAGTGGTTGTTGTCGATACGAACGGCATAAAGTTAATTGTCAGAAAACTTGATTAG